The following proteins are co-located in the Paenibacillus sp. FSL H8-0079 genome:
- a CDS encoding ROK family protein: MRIGAIEAGGTKFVCGVGNEHGQIEDRISFSTEHPETTLAKVIDYFRDKDVEAMGIGSFGPIDLQPDSPTYGYITTTPKPGWGNCDVVGTLKHEFPVPIGWDTDVNAAALGEVTWGAAQGLENCVYYTIGTGVGVGLVAGGQRVHGLLHPEGGHIRTRRHPDDHFAGLCPYHGDCLEGMAAGPAVEARWQIPGSELPADHPAWEIESFYIAESITTTILLHSPQKIILGGGVMQQDHLFPMIRKQVVRNLNGYVNAAPITQHIDQYIVKPGLGQHAGLCGALALGLEALQHAAQASHAS; this comes from the coding sequence ATGCGTATTGGAGCCATAGAAGCAGGCGGAACGAAGTTTGTATGTGGTGTAGGGAATGAGCATGGACAGATTGAAGATCGGATCAGCTTTTCAACAGAACATCCGGAGACAACGCTTGCCAAGGTGATCGACTATTTCAGGGATAAAGATGTGGAAGCGATGGGTATCGGCTCCTTTGGTCCGATTGATCTGCAACCGGATAGTCCCACCTATGGCTATATTACAACCACACCTAAGCCTGGGTGGGGAAACTGTGATGTGGTTGGAACTTTGAAGCATGAATTTCCGGTTCCTATTGGATGGGATACGGATGTGAATGCTGCCGCGCTCGGTGAAGTGACGTGGGGAGCGGCGCAAGGACTGGAGAACTGTGTATATTACACGATTGGCACAGGCGTTGGTGTTGGACTCGTGGCAGGGGGCCAAAGAGTACACGGCTTGTTACATCCCGAGGGTGGACATATTCGCACAAGACGCCATCCAGACGACCACTTTGCCGGGTTATGTCCGTATCATGGCGATTGCCTGGAGGGGATGGCTGCAGGACCAGCTGTTGAAGCACGTTGGCAAATCCCTGGCAGTGAACTGCCGGCAGATCATCCTGCGTGGGAGATCGAATCCTTTTACATTGCGGAGTCAATTACAACTACTATCTTGCTTCATTCGCCACAGAAGATCATCTTGGGCGGTGGTGTGATGCAGCAAGATCATCTGTTTCCTATGATCCGGAAGCAGGTAGTGCGGAATCTCAATGGTTATGTGAATGCAGCTCCGATCACGCAACATATCGACCAGTACATTGTGAAGCCCGGATTGGGCCAGCATGCAGGCTTGTGTGGTGCGCTAGCATTGGGTCTGGAAGCATTGCAGCATGCTGCACAAGCTTCACATGCTTCGTAG
- a CDS encoding GNAT family N-acetyltransferase: MNPITMRQAVQADQEQLADLRALVLYDDLTRLGRYDDVKVRERFRNTFDPAHTRIIEVEGSMVGCVALKPKSEAYLLEHFYIHPDYQGQRIGTQVLNMLLEQDEVQGKQVILNVLQGSPARRLYERFGFVLDSEDEVDVFMSVQVPE, translated from the coding sequence ATGAACCCAATAACAATGCGTCAAGCTGTACAGGCAGACCAAGAGCAACTGGCTGATTTGCGAGCGTTGGTACTATACGATGATTTAACCAGGCTGGGAAGGTACGATGATGTGAAAGTGCGTGAACGTTTCCGCAATACATTCGATCCTGCTCACACACGTATTATTGAAGTGGAGGGTTCAATGGTAGGTTGTGTAGCGTTGAAGCCCAAGTCTGAGGCATATCTATTGGAACATTTCTACATACATCCCGATTATCAGGGCCAGAGAATAGGAACTCAGGTACTGAACATGCTGCTGGAACAGGATGAAGTTCAGGGGAAACAGGTTATTTTAAATGTTTTGCAGGGAAGTCCCGCTCGGCGATTGTATGAACGATTTGGATTTGTGTTGGATAGTGAAGACGAGGTCGATGTGTTTATGTCGGTCCAAGTGCCGGAATAG
- a CDS encoding glycoside hydrolase family 32 protein, with protein sequence MSTILNQDHRGVYHFTPKENWINDPNGMVFFKGEYHLFYQHHPHGTTWGPMHWGHAVSRDLISWEELPIALLPDENGTIFSGSAIVDWNNTTGFFEDEPGLVAIFTHHLEVKDQDAIQTQSLAYSKDNGRTWTKYEGNPVLKHDSFVDFRDPKVFWHEQTKEWVMVIACGQTVCLYHSPNLKDWTLGSEFGAGIGSHDGVWECPDLFPLAVDGDSGQEKWVMLVSIGADPAFIEGSRTQYFTGDFDGTTFVPDEASHTVRWIDYGRDNYAGVSWSDVPEEDGRRLIIGWMSNWMYANQTPTNNYRGAMTIARELTLETRAGEVVLIQRPARELEQGRTPILSLQDASIQQVSEQLNALQLVNYEIHAEWTPNQSFHFALRSGADQETVVGVDANRGEVYIDRSRSGIIDFHEHFLGRHTAELKEVNGNQSLRIFVDHSSVEVFANDGQAVITDLIYPDVDSIGISVHAENSDLSFSSLHIYEISPTKATGQL encoded by the coding sequence ATGTCAACCATACTTAATCAGGATCACAGAGGCGTCTATCATTTTACACCAAAAGAAAATTGGATCAACGATCCAAATGGCATGGTATTTTTCAAAGGTGAGTATCACTTGTTCTATCAGCATCACCCACATGGAACCACATGGGGGCCTATGCATTGGGGCCATGCAGTGAGCAGGGACCTGATCTCCTGGGAGGAGCTTCCGATAGCTTTACTCCCCGATGAGAATGGCACTATATTCTCCGGAAGCGCCATAGTGGATTGGAATAATACGACCGGATTCTTTGAGGATGAGCCAGGATTGGTTGCTATTTTCACCCACCATCTTGAAGTTAAAGACCAGGATGCCATACAAACCCAGAGTCTCGCGTATAGCAAAGACAACGGCAGAACTTGGACTAAATACGAGGGTAATCCGGTATTAAAGCATGATTCCTTTGTCGATTTCCGTGATCCGAAAGTGTTCTGGCATGAGCAGACCAAGGAATGGGTTATGGTTATCGCTTGTGGTCAAACGGTATGTCTGTATCATTCTCCCAATCTGAAGGATTGGACGCTAGGTAGTGAATTCGGCGCCGGGATTGGTTCACACGATGGCGTGTGGGAATGCCCCGACCTGTTCCCACTTGCAGTGGATGGAGATTCAGGGCAGGAGAAATGGGTGATGCTCGTTAGCATCGGTGCAGATCCTGCTTTTATTGAAGGCTCCAGAACACAATATTTTACCGGAGATTTTGATGGAACTACATTTGTCCCAGACGAGGCATCCCATACGGTTCGCTGGATTGATTATGGTCGGGATAACTATGCGGGCGTTAGTTGGTCTGACGTTCCTGAGGAAGATGGAAGACGCCTCATTATCGGCTGGATGAGCAACTGGATGTATGCCAACCAGACGCCAACCAATAATTACCGTGGAGCAATGACCATTGCACGAGAGTTAACACTGGAGACAAGAGCCGGAGAAGTTGTACTGATTCAACGTCCTGCGCGTGAACTTGAGCAAGGCCGTACGCCGATATTGTCCCTACAGGATGCATCGATTCAGCAAGTGAGCGAGCAGTTGAACGCTTTGCAACTAGTGAACTATGAGATCCATGCAGAGTGGACTCCGAATCAGTCGTTCCATTTTGCACTAAGAAGCGGTGCAGATCAGGAAACGGTCGTTGGCGTAGACGCCAACCGAGGAGAAGTGTATATCGATCGTAGTAGATCGGGCATCATCGATTTTCATGAACATTTCCTGGGCCGCCATACAGCTGAGTTAAAAGAGGTGAATGGAAATCAAAGTTTGCGTATCTTTGTAGATCATTCATCTGTGGAGGTATTTGCAAATGATGGTCAGGCCGTTATTACGGATCTGATCTATCCGGATGTGGATTCCATAGGCATCTCTGTTCATGCTGAAAATAGCGATCTTTCATTCTCTTCACTTCATATCTATGAGATATCGCCGACCAAAGCTACAGGTCAATTGTAA